The DNA segment AACCTTCAGTGAGGCTGGCGCCGAACACGTTGGGGCTGTTGATTGCTGCGGATGCGCTGGTAAATGCCATCAAGAAAACGGCGAGAGCGATAATTTTTTTCATTTTGATCTCCTAATATCTTAAAATAATGTCACAATGATAGAAATTTTGTGATAAATTAAGATGAAAATTGTCTGTTTTTATGTTATTTGCAAAAAAGTGTGATTTCGTATACAATCTTTTTGGATGAGGGGTATCCCGCCGCCAGTCATCCTGCTCATCCCTCCCTCAGTCATCCTGTATGTCCTCCCCTCTGTCATCCTGCATGTTCCCCCTCAGTCATCCTGCACGTCCCACCCTCTGTCATCCTGCACGTAGTGCGGGATCCAGAACTTAATGTAGACTTTTTATTTGTTTATTATATGTAAAATATGTAAATATATCTTAAATTTTGCTTAATTGTGGACTTTTAATAAAAATTACATTGACTTTCGCTAAAATAAAAGGTATATTAATCGTAAACCGTCAGGGAGTGTTTTATGTGCTTGGAATTTCGTGGTGCGTTGGGCGTTGCGATGGCTTTGGGTGCCACCGCAACCTTTGCGGCCGATTGGTACGCGAAGGACAATTTGCAACCCGGTCACGACCCGAGCATGGTACGGTTCGAGGACGGCTACGCCCTCATGAGCACGAACAACAATCTGCAGCTCTGGACAAGCGAAGATGCTTACACGTGGAAGGACCATCGTTCTACAGTGAGCGGGGTTCCGCAGTGGGCCTACACCTACGCGCCCAAGACCGAGGGCATCTGGGCTCCGGATATTTTCTACATGAACGGCGAGTACCGCGTTTACTACTGCGTGTCGGAATTCGGCGTGCGCAATTCGGCCATCGGCTATACCGCAACGACCTCGATTGTACCGGGTAGCAATGGCTACGGCTGGAAGGACCATGGCCATGTTTTCCACACCAAAGAAGGAACGGATAAGTACAATGCCATCGATGCCGACGTTGTGCGTGACACCGAGGGCAATTACTGGATGGCTTTCGGTTCCTTCGGGCTCGGCATTCAGCTGATTAAGTTAGATGCAACGACAGGCTACCAGGCGAGCGACGACAAGACGGTCTACAACATTGCACGCCGTACCAGCAGCGCGAGCGGCGGAGCCGAAGAAGGCCCGAGCCTGATTGAGCATGGCGGGCAGTATTTCTTGTTTACCGCATGGGACAAGTGCTGCCAGCAGGGCGCAAACATCGAGCAGACAACGTACAAGACGGCTTACGGCCGTGCAGACAAAGTAACTGGGCCGTACAAAGACCGCGCGGGTTACACCATGGCGAACGGCGGCGGCACGATTCTGTTGGAACGCTACGGGCGCTATGTGGGCCCGGGCGGCGGCGAGGCCTTCCAGGACCTGAACCGCGTGCGATTTGTGCATCATTATTACGATAACGCAGGCGACAAGTTCAACCATATCCACATTCGTGATGTCGTCTTCACCGAGGACAACTGGGCTGAGATGGGACAGCCCTTCCTCGGGCGTTATTTGAGTGCCGAAGTCGAGCACGGCGTGCTGACCCGCGCCGTTTCGGGCGACCTCGCGATTACCCGCAGCAATACGGCCTCGAACGGGGAATACCTCGCTTACGTGAATACCGAGGGTTCCAAGATTCGTCTGCCGATGAACATTATGCAGGCGGGCGATTACCTGCTGCGTTACCGCTACGCGAACGGTGGCGATGCGGCTGCAGAACACAAGGTGACGGTGAATGGCAAGTCGCAGACGGTGACGCTTCCGCCGACGGGTTCCTGGGGCACTTTCCCCGAAAATTCTGTGGTGATGGTGCCTGCGAAACTCAAACGCGGCGGCAACTTCATCGAACTGGAACCTTCGCCGAACGGAAATTTTGCGGAACTCGACCGCATCGACTTCTTGCGCATTATCCGCGATACGATTCCGACGAACGGCTTTGACAACGGCATCCGCGTGCGTCTCACGAAGGACGA comes from the Fibrobacter sp. UWH4 genome and includes:
- a CDS encoding family 43 glycosylhydrolase, producing the protein MCLEFRGALGVAMALGATATFAADWYAKDNLQPGHDPSMVRFEDGYALMSTNNNLQLWTSEDAYTWKDHRSTVSGVPQWAYTYAPKTEGIWAPDIFYMNGEYRVYYCVSEFGVRNSAIGYTATTSIVPGSNGYGWKDHGHVFHTKEGTDKYNAIDADVVRDTEGNYWMAFGSFGLGIQLIKLDATTGYQASDDKTVYNIARRTSSASGGAEEGPSLIEHGGQYFLFTAWDKCCQQGANIEQTTYKTAYGRADKVTGPYKDRAGYTMANGGGTILLERYGRYVGPGGGEAFQDLNRVRFVHHYYDNAGDKFNHIHIRDVVFTEDNWAEMGQPFLGRYLSAEVEHGVLTRAVSGDLAITRSNTASNGEYLAYVNTEGSKIRLPMNIMQAGDYLLRYRYANGGDAAAEHKVTVNGKSQTVTLPPTGSWGTFPENSVVMVPAKLKRGGNFIELEPSPNGNFAELDRIDFLRIIRDTIPTNGFDNGIRVRLTKDDEFAIKDGGYAIFENVVLDSLKDIGNVFLQVKNASSGKIVIRDGKKDGTAVFTCDLSNRSLMGGGWSAAKCSGDMGLRGIKDLYLTASGISGEAILGNLIFEPMQVVCNQAPCGDPVSSSSDPSTSSGTAEPQSSSSSGTTAIAPRAVRLVSPAPARKAYRDLKGRSFEKQIPYRVMF